A genomic window from Candidatus Methylacidiphilum fumarolicum includes:
- a CDS encoding histidine triad nucleotide-binding protein translates to MPSLFSQIISRKIPADILYEDSQCVAFRDIHPVARVHVLIVPRKEIPRLGEASEEDIPLLGHLLLTANKVATQLGIFHSGFRVIINNGPDAGESIPHLHVHLIGGEPLGWGHGGTNI, encoded by the coding sequence ATGCCTTCTCTTTTCAGTCAAATCATCTCTAGGAAAATACCAGCCGATATCCTCTATGAGGATAGCCAATGCGTTGCATTTCGTGATATACATCCCGTAGCCAGAGTTCACGTTCTTATAGTGCCTAGGAAAGAAATTCCCAGACTTGGCGAAGCCTCTGAGGAGGATATTCCCCTTTTAGGACATCTTCTTTTGACGGCTAATAAAGTCGCTACTCAGCTAGGAATTTTTCATTCAGGCTTTAGAGTCATTATCAACAATGGTCCAGATGCAGGAGAAAGCATACCTCATCTTCATGTTCATTTGATTGGAGGAGAACCGTTAGGTTGGGGACATGGGGGAACCAATATTTAA
- a CDS encoding phosphatase PAP2 family protein — MKNECFRFYQLSKKKFLAVFEVLKNLPPTIKLGFPLVWFLSVILAFQLDFLFYSFFLIKGDSLFHVFAEKISYWGDFPQGTVPLCVSIYFLGILFKKEKLKEVAIGCFFSALIAGALVDLGRNILGRARPSASATEAIKELGYIPLPIVSFKRIHPNGSLVDGFYGIQWLTMFHGFPSGHAATSMATAASFLGQMPKLGYFLVFLAFLVCWSRMALGRHYFSDVMAGGLVGFLLGFIFSKSEIQNYGVAFQKIEK, encoded by the coding sequence ATGAAAAATGAATGTTTTCGGTTTTATCAACTTTCAAAAAAGAAATTTTTAGCTGTTTTTGAAGTTCTTAAAAATCTACCACCAACAATAAAATTAGGTTTTCCATTAGTCTGGTTTTTAAGTGTTATTCTAGCATTTCAGCTGGATTTTCTATTTTACAGTTTTTTTTTAATAAAAGGAGATTCTCTTTTTCACGTTTTTGCTGAAAAAATAAGTTATTGGGGTGACTTTCCTCAAGGAACAGTTCCTCTTTGCGTGAGCATCTATTTTTTAGGAATTTTATTTAAAAAAGAGAAATTGAAAGAAGTGGCCATTGGATGTTTCTTTTCGGCCCTTATTGCTGGAGCATTGGTTGATTTAGGAAGAAATATCTTAGGACGCGCCCGACCTTCGGCAAGTGCAACCGAAGCCATAAAAGAATTAGGATATATTCCTTTGCCTATTGTTAGTTTTAAAAGAATCCATCCAAATGGCTCTTTGGTCGATGGCTTTTATGGCATCCAGTGGTTGACTATGTTCCATGGTTTTCCTTCTGGACATGCAGCAACTTCCATGGCAACTGCAGCTAGTTTTTTAGGACAAATGCCTAAGTTAGGATATTTTCTGGTTTTTTTGGCCTTTTTAGTTTGTTGGTCCAGAATGGCATTAGGGAGACATTATTTTTCAGATGTTATGGCGGGTGGCCTTGTGGGGTTTCTATTAGGATTCATATTTAGCAAATCGGAAATCCAAAATTATGGAGTTGCTTTTCAAAAAATTGAAAAATGA
- the purF gene encoding amidophosphoribosyltransferase — translation MAENSLGKTKSMYPKEECGVFAIYGHVNSAELTYYGLYALQHRGQESAGIASFDPCQTHFQVCRGMGLVSQVFDSHSLASLQGTMAIGHVRYSTTGSSTLLNAQPIVVSCSKGELALAHNGNIVNAVSIRRELENKGSIFQTTSDSEVILHLMAQPAQEDTFSSFLNALQRVKGAFSCVLMTTKGIFAARDPLGFRPLCLGKIENSYVVSSETCAFDLIHAEYMRDIEPGEVLFIGEEGLKSYFINVQTTKKAFCIFEYVYFARPDSNIAGLNVSKARIQMGKELAKLYPVDADIVVPVPDSGNYAALGYAEQSGIPYYPAFVRNHYIGRTFIQPTQLIRDFSVRIKLNLIQEAIRGKRVIVVDDSIVRGTTARARVVNLREAGAKEVHIRVSCPPHRYPCHYGIDFPNPKSLLANQLAIEDICKYLGADSLGYLSHEALIKACLEANTEFCTACFTGRYPVDFDPDFDKMILERRSFFEHVTK, via the coding sequence GTGGCTGAAAACTCTCTTGGCAAAACGAAAAGCATGTATCCTAAAGAGGAATGCGGCGTTTTTGCTATTTATGGTCATGTCAATTCTGCGGAATTAACCTATTATGGGTTATATGCTCTGCAACACCGTGGCCAAGAAAGTGCAGGAATAGCTAGCTTTGATCCTTGTCAGACCCATTTTCAAGTTTGCCGGGGCATGGGACTTGTCTCTCAAGTTTTCGATAGTCATTCTTTAGCTTCTCTTCAAGGCACAATGGCCATCGGGCATGTCCGTTATTCCACAACAGGTTCCAGCACGCTTTTAAACGCTCAGCCCATCGTAGTTTCTTGTTCGAAAGGTGAACTTGCTTTAGCCCATAATGGCAATATTGTCAACGCAGTTTCGATTCGGCGAGAATTGGAAAACAAAGGTTCAATTTTTCAAACAACTTCCGATTCTGAAGTTATTCTACATCTTATGGCACAGCCGGCACAAGAAGACACTTTCAGTAGTTTTCTCAATGCATTACAAAGAGTCAAAGGAGCCTTTTCCTGTGTTCTTATGACCACAAAAGGCATATTCGCAGCAAGAGATCCTTTAGGGTTTCGCCCCCTATGCCTTGGAAAAATAGAGAACAGTTATGTTGTGTCTAGTGAAACTTGTGCATTCGATCTGATTCATGCCGAATACATGAGGGATATTGAGCCAGGAGAAGTGCTGTTTATTGGAGAAGAAGGGCTAAAATCCTATTTTATAAATGTACAAACAACCAAGAAAGCCTTTTGTATTTTTGAATATGTTTATTTTGCTCGTCCCGACAGCAATATTGCTGGCCTTAATGTAAGCAAAGCCAGAATTCAGATGGGCAAGGAATTGGCTAAGCTCTATCCGGTTGATGCCGATATTGTTGTTCCAGTGCCTGATTCGGGGAATTATGCAGCGCTTGGCTATGCAGAACAGTCTGGTATTCCTTATTATCCCGCTTTTGTACGGAACCATTATATTGGAAGAACCTTTATTCAACCCACACAGCTAATTCGGGATTTTAGTGTTCGAATAAAACTCAATCTCATTCAAGAAGCTATTAGGGGGAAAAGAGTAATTGTGGTAGACGATTCGATCGTCAGAGGTACGACAGCTCGAGCCAGAGTAGTTAACTTGAGAGAGGCTGGAGCCAAAGAAGTCCATATTAGAGTCAGCTGTCCCCCCCACCGCTATCCTTGTCATTATGGGATCGATTTTCCTAATCCAAAAAGTCTTTTAGCTAATCAACTGGCTATTGAAGATATCTGTAAGTATCTTGGAGCAGACTCTCTTGGATATCTCTCTCACGAAGCTCTCATCAAAGCATGCTTAGAGGCAAACACAGAGTTTTGTACAGCCTGCTTTACAGGCAGATACCCAGTAGATTTTGATCCCGATTTCGATAAAATGATTTTAGAAAGAAGGTCTTTCTTTGAACATGTTACTAAATAA
- a CDS encoding beta-ketoacyl-ACP synthase III — protein MNLSKSTKEPLCQLPEVVIVGTGTYLPSKILTNYDLEKMVDTTDQWITERTGIKERRIANEKETPSEMGAEAALIALQNAGLTPEDLDLIIVATTTPDTIFPSTACYIQQKIGARTIPAFDIQAACSGFIYAFVLASHIVSTGSARYILVVGAEKLSTIIDWTDRNTCVLFGDGAGAAIIAAGKDKNKRLSFNIGADGSHWQTLYIPAGGSKLPLTPQNINHKLHYLHMVGKKVFKLAIDSMEQSLLRCLKNAGRSLEDIACIIPHQANLRIIEALSQRLHIPSEKFFVNMEKYGNTSSACIPIALHEAIISNRIKDGDIIVLVSFGAGITWGSVLFEYKTKKMESLKKEEIALIGQ, from the coding sequence ATGAACTTATCGAAGAGCACAAAAGAACCTCTTTGCCAATTACCTGAGGTAGTGATTGTCGGTACCGGAACGTATTTGCCATCAAAAATCTTGACTAACTATGATCTTGAAAAAATGGTCGATACTACCGACCAATGGATTACGGAAAGAACGGGAATTAAAGAAAGAAGAATAGCAAATGAAAAAGAAACCCCTTCAGAAATGGGGGCAGAAGCAGCGTTGATAGCCTTACAAAATGCCGGGTTAACTCCCGAGGATTTAGATCTTATTATTGTCGCTACTACCACTCCAGATACTATATTTCCTTCTACTGCTTGCTACATTCAACAAAAAATCGGTGCCCGTACAATACCTGCTTTCGATATCCAGGCTGCCTGCTCCGGTTTTATCTATGCTTTTGTCCTTGCTTCCCATATTGTTTCTACTGGTTCTGCTAGATATATTCTTGTAGTTGGTGCTGAGAAGCTCTCGACGATTATTGATTGGACAGATAGAAATACCTGTGTTCTGTTTGGAGATGGAGCGGGTGCTGCAATAATTGCTGCCGGGAAAGATAAAAATAAGCGGTTATCATTTAATATTGGGGCCGATGGATCCCATTGGCAAACGTTATACATTCCCGCTGGCGGTTCTAAGCTTCCTTTAACCCCTCAAAACATAAATCATAAACTTCATTATCTCCACATGGTTGGTAAAAAAGTCTTTAAACTAGCGATTGATTCGATGGAACAATCCCTTTTGAGGTGTTTAAAAAATGCTGGACGATCCCTAGAAGACATTGCCTGCATCATTCCTCATCAAGCTAATCTGAGAATTATTGAAGCACTTTCTCAAAGGCTTCACATCCCTAGCGAAAAGTTTTTTGTCAACATGGAAAAATATGGCAATACCTCCTCAGCCTGCATTCCCATTGCGCTTCATGAAGCTATCATTTCAAACCGGATTAAAGATGGTGATATTATTGTGCTTGTATCCTTTGGTGCTGGAATTACATGGGGAAGTGTTCTTTTTGAATATAAAACAAAAAAAATGGAGAGTCTTAAAAAAGAGGAAATTGCTTTAATAGGGCAATAG
- a CDS encoding cysteine desulfurase family protein gives MDHQSVSPVFKEALELFYHYSLEPFSPLSIHQLGIQSKKTLESALESFSSFIGCSPDELVFTGGIWEAIILGIEGFWRKNSLRGKHILTSPIEQKPILLLLDKLKREGAQLTLLPVDKEGMVDPKAIEELSTPQTILCCLQWVNPEIGTIQKIKEAAEICEKKSIAFFCDGSYAGGWIPIDLKKIPISLLAINPNQFNGPKGIGVLYIRQGIEIEPIIPGLNKELGLWGGTENMASIVAAAKAAEITTKIFKEKIEKIGYFQKLIWERISASIPMVSLNGPQLGPNRSIQNLNISPEFIGGEAQVLSCDMKGVLLSSGPSCVQKNLRISHVFKAVGLEYQKAMSSVRISLGITTTKEEIERFLDIYIGVVTKLREMSIGWKKFLSKKNSE, from the coding sequence TTGGATCACCAATCTGTTTCTCCTGTTTTTAAAGAGGCTTTAGAACTTTTCTATCACTATTCCCTCGAACCTTTTTCGCCCCTCAGTATACATCAACTGGGAATTCAATCAAAAAAGACTTTAGAATCAGCTTTAGAGTCTTTTAGTTCTTTTATCGGATGTTCTCCCGATGAACTCGTATTTACTGGTGGAATATGGGAAGCAATTATCCTTGGAATTGAAGGGTTTTGGAGAAAAAATTCGCTCAGAGGCAAACATATTCTGACAAGTCCTATCGAACAAAAACCAATCTTGTTGCTTTTAGATAAACTAAAAAGGGAGGGTGCCCAACTTACCCTTCTGCCAGTAGATAAGGAAGGAATGGTTGACCCCAAAGCTATCGAAGAGTTGTCAACGCCACAAACCATCCTTTGCTGTCTTCAATGGGTTAATCCTGAAATAGGAACCATTCAAAAGATAAAGGAAGCTGCTGAAATTTGTGAAAAAAAAAGCATAGCTTTCTTTTGTGATGGTTCTTATGCCGGAGGCTGGATTCCCATTGACTTAAAAAAAATACCTATTTCGCTTTTGGCTATTAATCCCAATCAATTCAATGGGCCCAAAGGAATTGGAGTACTTTATATCAGACAAGGAATAGAAATAGAACCGATCATTCCAGGACTCAATAAAGAGTTAGGATTATGGGGAGGAACAGAAAATATGGCTTCCATTGTGGCTGCTGCTAAAGCGGCTGAAATTACAACAAAAATTTTTAAAGAAAAAATAGAAAAAATTGGCTATTTTCAAAAATTGATCTGGGAAAGAATTTCTGCTAGCATCCCAATGGTATCTCTCAATGGTCCACAGCTTGGTCCAAACCGTTCCATCCAGAATTTGAATATAAGTCCCGAATTTATTGGTGGAGAAGCACAGGTATTAAGTTGTGATATGAAAGGAGTTTTGCTTTCAAGCGGGCCTAGTTGTGTACAAAAAAATTTGAGAATTTCCCATGTATTTAAAGCTGTGGGGTTGGAGTACCAAAAGGCAATGTCCAGTGTAAGAATCAGTTTGGGAATTACTACAACCAAAGAAGAAATCGAAAGATTTCTTGATATTTATATCGGAGTGGTTACCAAACTCAGAGAGATGTCTATTGGTTGGAAAAAATTTCTTTCTAAAAAGAATAGCGAATGA
- the nrdR gene encoding transcriptional regulator NrdR: protein MKCMKCGNMEDKVIDSRPIKEGRSIRRRRECLQCGFRFTTYEEIQEIELLVKKRNGLIEPFDRNKLMLGIQKALEKRPIDQAQIEDFVDQIIEECSTEKSSIIPSYLIGTKVMNKLKTIDEVAFIRFASVYCKFHDAEDFMNVISELKMNEARSKDIPMLSPAASQ from the coding sequence ATGAAATGTATGAAATGCGGAAATATGGAGGATAAAGTTATAGACTCCAGGCCAATAAAAGAGGGCAGATCGATTCGAAGACGTAGGGAATGCTTACAATGTGGATTTCGATTCACTACCTATGAAGAAATCCAAGAAATTGAACTTTTAGTCAAAAAAAGAAATGGTTTGATTGAACCTTTTGATAGAAATAAGCTGATGCTAGGAATTCAAAAAGCATTGGAAAAAAGGCCAATAGATCAAGCTCAAATTGAAGATTTTGTTGATCAAATTATAGAAGAATGTAGTACCGAAAAGTCTTCCATTATTCCTTCCTATTTGATTGGCACAAAAGTTATGAATAAACTGAAAACTATTGACGAAGTAGCTTTTATCCGTTTTGCTTCTGTCTATTGTAAATTTCACGATGCGGAAGATTTTATGAACGTCATTTCAGAACTTAAAATGAATGAAGCTCGATCAAAAGATATTCCTATGCTTTCTCCAGCTGCTTCCCAATAG
- a CDS encoding M20/M25/M40 family metallo-hydrolase: protein MTLEEIAKRIFSLPTAPLHEKFIAKEIYSILSEYPQSKIEIDPFSNLLVQLDSVSDDKDQPILLFVAHMDHPGFYSDSQSHVYLLGGVNESYLEGAKLIFFSQDHGERVGESIIRGYQNKGKFKMIQCEPTAPPNSIGMWDLPPFFSQDGIFYGRSCDDLVGVCSLLYMFIQIVSKNLKTKIALLFSRAEEIGFLGTLAFLKRQILNPENTIMISIEASMAQGYGSMNEGPVLRVGDKTRLFDASVVSWLEKALEDYRKVHPEFVYQKKFMGGGTCETTPFIEFGYRSAALCLAMDNYHNMALDHQIAMESISIKDWEFLCSFLLWLASYPRELKAIGWQRKKRLLDLQEEAIALLKQFPLF, encoded by the coding sequence ATGACACTTGAAGAAATAGCAAAAAGAATTTTTTCCCTACCAACAGCCCCCTTACATGAAAAATTCATTGCTAAGGAAATATATTCTATTTTATCGGAATATCCGCAATCAAAAATAGAAATCGATCCGTTTTCTAACCTTTTGGTTCAGTTAGATTCTGTTTCGGACGATAAAGACCAGCCTATTCTTTTATTTGTAGCCCACATGGATCATCCAGGATTTTATTCAGACAGCCAAAGCCATGTCTATTTGCTTGGAGGCGTAAATGAATCCTATTTAGAAGGAGCAAAGTTGATTTTTTTCAGTCAAGATCATGGTGAAAGGGTCGGAGAGTCAATTATTAGAGGCTATCAGAACAAAGGAAAATTTAAAATGATACAATGTGAACCCACAGCGCCACCTAATTCAATTGGAATGTGGGATCTTCCCCCATTTTTCAGTCAAGATGGTATTTTTTATGGTAGGTCCTGTGACGATCTTGTGGGAGTTTGCTCCTTGCTTTACATGTTTATCCAGATAGTTTCAAAAAATCTAAAGACCAAAATAGCCTTACTTTTTAGTCGTGCTGAGGAAATCGGATTTTTGGGAACCTTAGCTTTTCTTAAAAGACAAATTTTAAATCCAGAAAATACAATCATGATTTCGATTGAAGCGAGTATGGCTCAGGGATATGGATCTATGAATGAAGGCCCGGTGTTAAGAGTAGGGGATAAAACAAGGCTCTTCGATGCTTCTGTAGTAAGCTGGCTTGAAAAAGCTTTAGAAGATTATAGAAAAGTACATCCAGAGTTTGTCTATCAAAAGAAATTTATGGGAGGAGGAACTTGTGAAACCACTCCTTTTATTGAATTTGGATATCGCTCTGCTGCACTCTGTTTAGCTATGGATAATTACCATAATATGGCTCTTGATCATCAGATTGCCATGGAATCTATCTCAATAAAAGATTGGGAATTTCTTTGCTCCTTTCTGCTATGGCTAGCTAGCTATCCAAGGGAGTTGAAAGCTATTGGATGGCAGAGAAAGAAAAGGCTACTCGATCTCCAAGAAGAGGCTATTGCCCTATTAAAGCAATTTCCTCTTTTTTAA
- a CDS encoding YceD family protein has translation MKILTSILAAETLVIDSSIHASLLDLKEPHIKEHAPIQIHLTAYKDEEEIYFNGNLKTSVLIQCGRCCKWFEYPIEISNFSLQLHAPFPEVIDLSNRIREDILLALPMIGFCGPEVANGCFGKELFEDQHKETSIHDAGIWKILEKIIKR, from the coding sequence ATGAAAATTCTTACTTCCATTCTTGCCGCAGAAACATTGGTGATTGATAGCTCGATTCATGCTTCCCTACTTGATTTAAAAGAACCCCATATAAAAGAGCATGCCCCAATTCAAATACATCTCACTGCTTACAAAGATGAGGAAGAGATATATTTTAATGGAAATTTAAAAACATCCGTGCTTATTCAATGTGGCAGATGCTGCAAATGGTTTGAATATCCGATCGAAATTTCCAATTTTTCCCTACAACTTCATGCCCCTTTTCCAGAGGTAATTGATCTATCCAACAGAATAAGAGAAGATATATTGTTGGCCTTGCCAATGATTGGTTTTTGTGGGCCTGAAGTTGCAAATGGTTGTTTTGGCAAGGAACTTTTTGAAGATCAGCATAAAGAGACATCCATTCATGACGCAGGCATTTGGAAAATACTTGAAAAAATTATAAAAAGATAG
- the rpmF gene encoding 50S ribosomal protein L32: protein MGVPKRITSKAKKRSRKAANRWTPPGISKDKKTGNWVRSHHVDPATGMYNGRQVLTLKTSDEH, encoded by the coding sequence ATGGGCGTACCGAAAAGAATTACTTCAAAGGCCAAAAAAAGATCAAGAAAGGCGGCCAATCGTTGGACTCCTCCAGGGATTTCTAAGGACAAAAAAACAGGAAACTGGGTAAGGTCCCATCATGTGGATCCAGCAACGGGAATGTATAATGGCCGACAAGTTCTCACTCTAAAAACGAGTGATGAACATTAA
- the plsX gene encoding phosphate acyltransferase PlsX: MKIALDAMGGDYAPDSPISGAIEALNLFPDIHLILVGNEPIIKEIFYKKNGHDVQQRVEFLHTSQVVGMEDPPIESVRHKRDSSISRCIELAKKGEADAVVSAGNTGAVVAAATVYLRTLPGISRAGIASVIPTEKNPFILIDSGAIIDSTPENLLDFGIMGSIYAKKILGVSNPRVGLLSIGTENVKGNELTRSAFKLLSKSNLNFVGNIEGRDLFENPVDVVVCDGFVGNVVLKTSESVATAVVRWLKREFKKNPIRILGAFLAKGAFESVKKKTNYEEYGGALLLGIRGTCIIAHGSSTPKAICNAIRVAREALIQNVNHIIIEEIKAHHELIEEHKRTSLPIT, from the coding sequence ATGAAGATCGCTCTCGATGCCATGGGTGGGGACTACGCTCCAGATTCTCCGATCTCTGGAGCTATCGAAGCTCTCAATCTTTTCCCGGATATACATCTTATCTTGGTTGGCAATGAACCAATCATCAAAGAAATATTTTATAAAAAAAATGGACATGATGTTCAACAACGGGTGGAATTTCTTCATACCTCTCAGGTTGTTGGTATGGAGGATCCCCCAATAGAAAGTGTTCGACATAAAAGGGATTCTTCGATTAGCCGCTGTATAGAGTTAGCAAAAAAAGGAGAGGCAGATGCCGTTGTTTCTGCAGGGAACACTGGAGCTGTTGTGGCGGCAGCTACAGTATACCTAAGGACTTTACCTGGAATATCAAGAGCGGGTATAGCCAGCGTCATTCCCACTGAAAAAAATCCATTCATATTAATCGATTCAGGCGCCATTATCGATTCTACTCCCGAAAACTTATTGGATTTTGGGATTATGGGTAGCATCTATGCTAAAAAAATTCTTGGAGTATCCAATCCACGAGTGGGGTTGCTTAGCATAGGTACTGAAAATGTCAAAGGTAATGAATTGACCAGAAGCGCTTTCAAACTTTTATCCAAATCTAATTTAAATTTCGTAGGCAATATTGAAGGAAGAGATCTTTTTGAAAATCCAGTGGATGTTGTAGTCTGCGATGGATTTGTCGGCAATGTCGTCTTAAAGACTTCTGAAAGTGTAGCTACTGCTGTAGTCCGCTGGCTTAAAAGAGAATTTAAAAAAAATCCCATTCGTATCCTTGGAGCTTTTCTTGCCAAAGGAGCCTTTGAATCCGTCAAGAAAAAAACAAATTATGAAGAATATGGGGGAGCTCTTCTCCTGGGAATAAGGGGAACGTGTATCATTGCTCATGGATCTTCGACTCCAAAAGCTATTTGCAATGCTATACGTGTAGCAAGGGAAGCGTTGATTCAAAATGTCAACCATATTATTATCGAAGAAATTAAAGCACATCATGAACTTATCGAAGAGCACAAAAGAACCTCTTTGCCAATTACCTGA
- the purM gene encoding phosphoribosylformylglycinamidine cyclo-ligase encodes MNLYSQAGVDLKAAQAFKSTIPKLITSTQRAEVIGSFGGFGGLFSAAFPTFHHPVLVSSIDGVGTKLLIGQMANRYDGLGEDLVNHCINDIATLGAEPLFFLDYIGCGKLEPSVLIKILEGMERACRNANCALLGGETAQMPGIYKEKDFDLVGAIVGVVEKERIINGKMICPGDLIIGLPSSGLHTNGYSLVRKLLFAEKNYNLWDTPPGFSRPLVDELLEVHKSYLEELRLLKKLIPIKGIAHITGGGFFENLPRILPDGVDAIIYANSWPIPHIFSFLTSLGAMTLEEQYSIFNMGIGLCLIISPEFKEVCLSNVGGFLIGRIVPGTRKVELKI; translated from the coding sequence ATGAATCTTTATTCTCAAGCAGGTGTGGATCTCAAAGCAGCCCAAGCCTTTAAATCAACAATTCCAAAGTTAATAACCTCTACACAAAGAGCTGAAGTTATCGGGAGTTTTGGTGGTTTTGGGGGCCTTTTTTCTGCAGCTTTCCCAACTTTTCATCATCCAGTCCTTGTGTCAAGTATTGATGGGGTAGGGACGAAATTACTCATTGGCCAAATGGCCAATCGTTATGATGGTCTTGGTGAAGATCTTGTAAACCATTGTATTAATGATATCGCGACTCTCGGAGCTGAACCACTTTTTTTTCTTGATTACATAGGATGTGGAAAGCTGGAACCTTCGGTATTAATCAAAATACTAGAAGGAATGGAAAGAGCCTGTAGAAATGCAAACTGTGCCTTGTTAGGTGGAGAAACTGCTCAAATGCCTGGAATCTACAAAGAAAAAGATTTTGACTTAGTAGGTGCCATTGTGGGAGTCGTTGAAAAAGAGCGTATAATCAATGGAAAAATGATTTGTCCGGGAGATCTGATCATTGGTCTTCCCTCCTCCGGCTTACATACCAATGGGTATTCTTTAGTCAGAAAACTTCTTTTTGCTGAAAAGAATTATAATCTTTGGGATACTCCTCCTGGTTTTAGCCGGCCTCTTGTCGATGAACTATTAGAGGTGCATAAATCTTACCTTGAAGAGCTCAGGCTTTTAAAAAAGCTTATACCCATTAAAGGCATTGCTCATATCACTGGTGGTGGGTTTTTTGAAAATTTGCCTAGAATACTTCCCGATGGAGTTGATGCTATTATTTACGCAAACAGCTGGCCTATACCTCACATATTTTCTTTTTTAACAAGTCTTGGAGCTATGACCCTCGAAGAGCAGTACAGTATTTTTAATATGGGAATTGGGCTTTGTCTTATTATTAGCCCTGAATTCAAAGAGGTATGTCTGAGTAATGTTGGAGGTTTTTTAATCGGACGAATTGTTCCAGGAACAAGGAAGGTAGAATTGAAAATATAG